One genomic region from Reichenbachiella ulvae encodes:
- a CDS encoding methyl-accepting chemotaxis protein yields the protein MELFKGLSGKFIISYALTLIFGIWVYFAFQNITRYENIKDKLQGIRIGLLEARQHEYLFLSKEFREVDFLQSGQSQNLNLNRSIIDSLLQVNHQLTLSELLSEEQSDSISQLLKLYDRTLTKLETQMYVRGFKDHGLEGKLRKAIHDVEDTDYAYDKALMLMLRRHEKDFFLRHDLKYQNKFNSGIEDLKSNVLASSENDAAKRNNILKQISNYQRLFNEIIEMHKVIGLSETDGLQGELNQIADQLSSSVEEMIVTVGHRADQKVTQNIWAVVILMAVIMTIGVIILYLHVFKITRNINIINDSASRLAMGRFPQLAHVNSGDELGKAHQSLNTLIQGLRDKTEFASEVGHGQLNSQLKVLSDDDRLGQSLIDLQDNLRRAIQEIHHVVRQAGNNGELKTQVSLDYKLGVWEDFSKAINKLLASLTLPFETINQIVLGMAEGDFTRRYEGEQKGEFKRLADNFNRSLDQLNETLSAIHNHAEVINESSSAMLAANASMTTSTEEIASAITEMSTGAQNQVMKVDESSELVEAVLRSSEDMGNRSEKINQAAFRGHEDGEKGAEMAREMVKSVDQIAIFTMEANESMRVLTERSKEISRVLKVITDISSQTNLLALNAAIEAAQAGDAGRGFAVVAEEIRKLAEDSKNAAKEIEVLVSDVQKDTQTASGIIEQMDTSVQSGERVSKEAEEVFNRIAHSSADTLALSRDILQAAQLQKEDINKIVSITESIVVIAEQTAAGTEQVASSAHELSSGMKEYNRRSEGLSEIAFELRDMLNQFHIKHTPYYLKESSTKAQEIHADMV from the coding sequence ATGGAGCTATTCAAAGGACTATCCGGCAAGTTTATCATTTCCTATGCGCTCACCCTTATCTTCGGTATTTGGGTCTATTTCGCTTTTCAAAACATCACTCGATACGAAAACATCAAAGACAAACTTCAGGGCATCCGCATCGGCCTGCTCGAAGCACGACAGCACGAGTATTTGTTTCTCTCCAAAGAATTCAGAGAAGTAGATTTTTTACAATCGGGTCAAAGCCAAAATCTCAACCTCAACAGAAGCATCATTGATAGCTTGCTTCAAGTCAACCACCAACTGACTCTATCTGAGCTGCTTTCTGAAGAACAGTCAGATTCTATCTCACAGCTATTGAAGCTTTATGACCGGACCCTCACGAAATTAGAAACCCAAATGTATGTCCGTGGATTCAAAGACCATGGACTGGAAGGAAAATTGAGAAAGGCCATACATGATGTGGAAGACACAGACTATGCCTACGACAAGGCTTTGATGCTGATGCTCCGCAGACACGAAAAAGACTTTTTCCTCCGACACGATCTCAAATATCAAAACAAATTCAACAGTGGGATAGAGGATTTAAAATCCAATGTATTGGCGTCCTCCGAAAATGATGCCGCAAAAAGAAACAACATACTGAAGCAAATCAGTAACTATCAGCGACTTTTCAACGAGATTATAGAAATGCACAAGGTGATCGGCCTCAGTGAGACAGATGGGCTTCAGGGAGAGCTGAATCAAATCGCCGATCAACTATCCAGTTCAGTAGAAGAAATGATCGTGACCGTGGGACATCGTGCCGATCAAAAGGTGACGCAAAACATCTGGGCCGTAGTGATTCTGATGGCGGTAATCATGACGATCGGGGTGATTATCCTTTACCTCCATGTTTTTAAAATCACCCGCAACATCAATATCATCAACGATAGTGCGAGCCGTCTGGCCATGGGGCGTTTCCCTCAACTTGCCCATGTCAATTCGGGAGACGAATTAGGCAAGGCACACCAATCTCTCAATACTTTGATTCAGGGATTGAGGGACAAAACTGAATTTGCCTCTGAAGTGGGACATGGACAGCTCAATTCACAATTGAAAGTACTAAGTGATGATGATCGACTCGGTCAGTCTCTTATCGACCTGCAAGACAACCTGCGACGAGCCATTCAGGAAATCCACCACGTAGTACGTCAGGCAGGCAATAATGGAGAACTCAAAACTCAGGTTTCTCTGGATTACAAATTGGGAGTTTGGGAAGATTTCAGCAAAGCCATCAACAAGCTATTGGCCTCTTTGACGCTACCTTTCGAGACCATCAACCAAATCGTATTGGGTATGGCCGAGGGTGACTTTACCAGGCGATATGAAGGAGAGCAAAAAGGAGAGTTCAAAAGACTCGCAGACAATTTCAATCGATCGCTGGATCAACTCAACGAAACCCTTTCTGCTATCCACAACCACGCAGAGGTCATCAACGAATCTTCCTCCGCCATGCTAGCCGCCAATGCATCCATGACCACCAGCACGGAAGAAATCGCCAGCGCTATCACGGAGATGAGCACCGGAGCACAAAATCAAGTGATGAAAGTAGACGAGTCTTCCGAACTGGTAGAAGCTGTACTTAGATCCTCAGAAGATATGGGGAATCGTTCTGAAAAGATCAATCAAGCTGCTTTCAGAGGACATGAAGATGGTGAGAAAGGTGCTGAAATGGCCAGAGAGATGGTCAAGAGTGTAGACCAAATCGCCATCTTCACTATGGAGGCCAACGAATCGATGCGTGTGCTTACAGAGCGCTCCAAAGAAATCTCACGTGTGCTCAAAGTGATCACCGACATATCCTCACAAACCAACCTGCTTGCCCTCAATGCTGCCATCGAAGCGGCTCAAGCCGGAGATGCAGGCAGGGGCTTTGCCGTAGTAGCAGAAGAAATCAGAAAACTGGCAGAAGACTCCAAGAATGCCGCTAAAGAAATAGAAGTGCTGGTGTCAGACGTGCAGAAAGATACCCAAACTGCCTCTGGCATCATCGAGCAAATGGATACTTCCGTACAATCAGGAGAAAGAGTATCCAAAGAAGCCGAAGAGGTATTCAACCGCATCGCGCATTCTTCTGCGGATACCCTGGCACTTTCTCGAGACATCCTGCAAGCAGCTCAGCTGCAAAAGGAAGACATCAACAAAATCGTGAGCATCACCGAAAGCATAGTCGTGATCGCGGAGCAAACAGCTGCGGGTACAGAACAAGTGGCCAGCTCTGCACACGAGCTTTCTTCTGGTATGAAGGAGTACAATAGACGCTCGGAAGGGCTTTCTGAAATCGCCTTTGAATTGCGAGACATGCTCAATCAGTTTCACATCAAACATACGCCCTACTACCTAAAAGAGTCGAGCACTAAAGCTCAAGAGATTCATGCCGATATGGTTTGA
- a CDS encoding methylated-DNA--[protein]-cysteine S-methyltransferase, whose translation MNPSIKYQHFNSPVGELVIGEYNGEIVLCDWRYRKMRKSIDHRITTALNTTLEKSTSPLIEQCIYQLNQYFGGERRIFDLPISMIGSDFQKQVWNELLKIPFGEKASYMDLAKRLNNEGAIRAVASANGANALSIIVPCHRIIGSDGDLTGYAGGLNAKKKLLELEGSLAHQMQLF comes from the coding sequence ATGAATCCTTCTATCAAATACCAACATTTTAACAGCCCTGTCGGTGAGCTCGTCATCGGAGAGTACAACGGAGAAATAGTCCTGTGCGACTGGCGCTATCGCAAAATGCGCAAATCGATAGACCATCGAATTACCACAGCACTCAATACCACATTAGAGAAATCTACCTCGCCCCTCATCGAGCAATGCATTTACCAGTTGAACCAATATTTTGGTGGGGAACGTAGAATTTTTGACCTTCCAATTTCCATGATTGGGTCTGATTTTCAGAAACAAGTATGGAACGAACTACTGAAAATCCCCTTTGGCGAAAAAGCCAGCTATATGGACCTGGCCAAAAGACTGAACAATGAAGGAGCCATACGAGCAGTCGCTTCAGCCAATGGTGCCAATGCCCTGTCTATCATCGTGCCCTGCCATCGCATCATAGGCAGTGATGGTGACCTGACTGGGTATGCCGGTGGCCTGAATGCAAAAAAGAAATTGCTTGAATTAGAAGGAAGCCTTGCTCATCAGATGCAATTGTTTTAA
- a CDS encoding transglutaminase-like domain-containing protein, translating to MSIYHVNYQTTNKYENPVKEALIVLLILPKADESQQFISFSIENNLNLDHFLMPNMYGFDRIMFRPSRPFSQLDINFQCQLEMEDINPYENIIEPLTNESEIIQSLDFKIDHQLFLKPTPSTRISKELLPDVLIKSDHQSSVEFLQTLNAFIFNQFQFEDQVDSLSNVPADTLKNNHGVCQDFAQFFIAVCRANKIPARYVSGYLNQGDGHIGSAMMHAWAEAYIPGTGWQGYDPTNNLMRDSHYIKVCHGTDYSDCAPIKGVLNTHGSNVTDYKVTVSQQAQQ from the coding sequence ATGTCTATCTACCATGTTAATTATCAAACTACCAATAAATATGAAAACCCAGTCAAAGAAGCGCTAATTGTACTTCTAATTCTTCCCAAAGCAGACGAAAGTCAGCAATTCATATCCTTCAGCATTGAAAACAATCTGAATTTAGATCATTTCTTGATGCCCAACATGTATGGCTTTGATCGCATCATGTTCAGGCCATCTCGTCCCTTCTCTCAGTTGGATATTAATTTTCAATGCCAGTTAGAGATGGAAGATATCAATCCATATGAAAACATTATTGAACCTCTCACTAACGAAAGCGAGATTATTCAGTCATTGGATTTCAAGATTGATCATCAACTCTTTCTCAAACCCACTCCATCTACTCGGATTTCAAAAGAATTATTACCAGATGTTTTGATCAAGTCAGACCATCAAAGTAGTGTTGAATTTCTGCAAACACTCAATGCCTTTATCTTCAATCAATTTCAATTTGAAGATCAGGTAGATAGCCTATCCAACGTTCCAGCAGACACTTTGAAAAACAACCACGGAGTTTGTCAGGATTTCGCGCAGTTTTTCATTGCTGTATGTAGAGCAAATAAAATACCAGCCAGGTATGTATCAGGCTACCTCAATCAGGGAGATGGCCATATCGGTAGCGCCATGATGCACGCCTGGGCAGAGGCCTATATACCAGGCACCGGATGGCAAGGCTATGACCCAACCAACAATCTGATGCGAGATAGTCACTATATCAAAGTCTGCCATGGTACAGACTATTCGGATTGTGCTCCTATCAAAGGTGTATTAAATACTCACGGCAGTAATGTGACTGACTACAAGGTCACCGTATCTCAGCAAGCGCAGCAGTAA
- a CDS encoding alpha-E domain-containing protein has translation MLARVADNLYWFGRYVERVEHLSRYLNIQYFSALDTTSDLQREMALNSIVHMVGLDKEAENYDFEEELLVDVAMDEKNHTSIKSCTHYARENARGARDLISIELWNAINKFYRFINDYPEDFYKTQGLYDFTNTTIENCAIIKNRVQSTMLHDEIWAFIRMGLQIERASQICRILITKFNDISKIEDEKVSKSVVSFQLGTLLKSAEGLDMYHREYSILPKKKETLEFMVLNARFPRSIAYNISALQQHLLQISPRKSTEKNSIEWSIGRMSEFLKYHTVEEFSDDPLTFLNDTLKYLNELNNRISQEYLNH, from the coding sequence ATGCTGGCAAGAGTAGCAGACAACCTATACTGGTTTGGTAGATATGTGGAGCGAGTAGAACACTTGAGTCGCTATCTCAATATTCAATATTTTTCGGCACTGGACACCACTTCAGATTTGCAGAGGGAAATGGCCCTCAATAGCATCGTACATATGGTAGGCCTGGACAAAGAAGCCGAAAACTACGATTTCGAAGAGGAACTATTGGTAGATGTGGCCATGGATGAAAAAAACCACACTTCTATCAAATCATGTACGCACTATGCAAGAGAAAATGCACGAGGTGCCCGAGATTTGATTTCAATTGAACTTTGGAACGCGATCAACAAGTTTTATCGTTTCATCAATGACTATCCCGAGGACTTTTATAAGACACAAGGACTCTACGATTTCACCAATACGACAATAGAGAATTGTGCCATCATCAAAAACAGGGTACAGTCTACGATGTTGCATGATGAAATATGGGCTTTTATCCGAATGGGATTGCAAATCGAACGAGCCTCCCAGATATGTCGCATATTGATTACCAAATTCAATGATATCAGCAAAATAGAAGATGAAAAGGTAAGTAAGTCTGTTGTTAGTTTTCAATTGGGTACCTTACTGAAATCCGCTGAAGGTTTGGACATGTATCATAGAGAATATTCCATTCTTCCCAAAAAGAAAGAAACACTGGAATTTATGGTTCTCAACGCCCGTTTTCCGCGATCTATTGCTTACAACATCAGTGCGCTACAGCAGCACCTGCTACAAATAAGCCCTAGAAAATCTACTGAAAAGAACTCAATAGAATGGAGCATTGGACGTATGAGTGAGTTTCTCAAATACCATACGGTAGAAGAATTTTCAGATGATCCTCTGACATTTTTGAACGATACGCTCAAATACCTCAACGAACTGAACAATAGGATCAGTCAAGAATACTTGAACCATTAA
- a CDS encoding circularly permuted type 2 ATP-grasp protein, translating to MNAQILKSYQVEDHLLDEVFDHKGQIRAPYKRLYDYFNKYGSDDFKRVNEATKLSFLLQGITFATYAENPKGTERIFPFDLMPRIITGSEWKELEKGLIQRNIAINLFLKDIYNEKKILKDKIVPSELIFSSVNYNKYMVDFEPPGGIYNHISGTDLIKHSDGNFYVLEDNVRCPSGVSYVLSNRDALKKSLSQLFKALKVGTVFDYPEALSNCLHSVAPDGVDEATCAVLTPGMYNSAYYEHSFLAQSMGLELVEGRDLFVENGFLYMKTIYGQKKLDVLYRRIDDDFLDPLAFNPDSMLGVPGLMDVYRQGNVSLINAPGTGASDDKAVYSYIPQIVKYYLGEDPILQNVHTYQCEIPSEMDHVVNNLEKLVVKPVDQSGGYGIFVGSSASKAECEEMKQKIKQEPREYVAQPIMNLSSHSTYIDDTSQFEPRHVDLRAFTLLGKDYEYVLKGGLTRVALKRGSLIVNSSQGGGSKDTWVTELD from the coding sequence ATGAATGCACAGATTCTTAAATCATATCAGGTAGAGGACCATCTTTTAGATGAAGTATTCGACCATAAAGGACAGATACGAGCTCCTTATAAACGCCTCTACGATTACTTCAATAAATATGGTTCTGACGACTTCAAACGTGTAAATGAGGCTACAAAACTTTCCTTTTTATTACAGGGAATCACTTTTGCCACCTATGCGGAAAATCCTAAAGGGACAGAAAGAATCTTCCCTTTTGACTTGATGCCTCGTATTATCACTGGATCTGAATGGAAAGAATTGGAAAAAGGATTGATACAGAGAAACATCGCCATCAACCTCTTCCTCAAGGACATCTATAACGAAAAGAAAATCCTCAAAGACAAAATCGTGCCCTCTGAACTGATCTTTTCGTCGGTCAATTACAACAAATACATGGTGGATTTCGAACCGCCTGGAGGCATATACAATCACATTTCCGGAACAGATTTAATCAAGCATAGTGATGGGAATTTTTATGTCCTGGAAGACAATGTACGCTGCCCATCTGGTGTCAGCTATGTACTGAGCAACCGAGACGCATTGAAGAAATCTTTATCTCAACTATTCAAAGCACTAAAAGTCGGGACTGTATTCGACTATCCTGAGGCGCTATCTAACTGTTTGCATTCTGTAGCACCAGATGGTGTAGACGAGGCTACATGTGCCGTATTGACACCCGGAATGTACAACTCGGCCTACTATGAGCATAGTTTCCTGGCACAGAGCATGGGACTCGAATTAGTAGAAGGGCGAGACCTTTTTGTTGAAAATGGTTTCCTCTATATGAAAACCATCTATGGTCAAAAGAAACTGGATGTACTCTACAGAAGAATAGACGATGACTTTTTGGATCCTCTGGCATTCAATCCTGATTCGATGCTAGGTGTGCCCGGACTCATGGATGTATATCGCCAGGGCAATGTCAGCCTAATCAATGCCCCAGGAACAGGAGCCTCGGATGACAAAGCCGTCTACTCCTACATACCACAAATCGTCAAATACTATTTGGGTGAGGACCCTATCTTACAAAACGTACATACATACCAATGTGAAATCCCATCAGAAATGGATCACGTGGTAAATAACCTTGAAAAATTAGTCGTAAAACCTGTTGATCAAAGTGGTGGGTACGGCATCTTTGTGGGCAGCAGTGCAAGTAAAGCCGAATGCGAAGAGATGAAACAGAAAATCAAACAGGAACCACGCGAATACGTGGCTCAACCGATCATGAACCTGTCTTCTCATTCGACCTACATAGATGATACCAGCCAATTCGAACCTCGACATGTCGATCTTAGAGCCTTCACTCTTTTAGGCAAGGACTATGAGTATGTGCTCAAAGGAGGTTTGACCCGAGTAGCACTGAAAAGAGGCAGCCTGATTGTCAACTCCTCACAAGGGGGTGGCTCTAAAGACACCTGGGTAACAGAATTGGACTAA
- a CDS encoding tRNA-binding protein → METLSWKEFQKVDMRVGTIKSVTPFEEAIKPAYKLQIDFGELGMKKSSAQITQLYQPADLIGKQVIAVVNFPPKQIANFMSECLVLGAVNSNGEVTLLETGLPTPNGLRIS, encoded by the coding sequence ATGGAAACATTGAGTTGGAAGGAATTCCAAAAAGTAGATATGCGGGTAGGAACTATCAAAAGTGTAACCCCTTTCGAAGAAGCAATTAAACCCGCTTATAAACTTCAAATCGATTTTGGTGAATTAGGAATGAAAAAGAGTTCTGCCCAGATCACCCAACTCTATCAACCGGCAGATTTAATAGGCAAACAGGTCATTGCGGTTGTCAATTTCCCACCCAAACAGATTGCCAACTTCATGAGCGAATGTCTGGTTCTGGGCGCTGTTAATTCTAATGGTGAAGTCACATTACTAGAAACGGGTTTACCAACTCCAAATGGACTTCGGATTAGCTAA
- a CDS encoding energy transducer TonB, with product MEAANTTKKRTQQWKQELMNTNANRAKDNTANQETEQIVLNQKDYDDLMDWKAKRAEKLRHQSSMFFFIGLSIALFLVVTAFEWKTIDDGIVTELTMDASDFDELQDIPQTLQAPPPPPKNIIQQPVVVEVPDEVILEEIDIDMDVEVTEEMAVEEVLFLDDPVEEETAEEIFLIVEDKPEPKGGMAAFYEYVGKNVKYPDAARRMDIQGRVFVQFVVNKQGKISDVTVVKGIGAGCDEEAARIVAEAPDWVPGRQRGKAVSVRMVIPITFKLANR from the coding sequence ATGGAAGCTGCAAATACAACAAAAAAAAGAACCCAGCAGTGGAAACAAGAATTGATGAATACCAATGCCAATCGCGCAAAGGACAACACTGCAAATCAAGAAACAGAACAAATCGTTCTCAATCAAAAGGACTATGATGACCTCATGGACTGGAAAGCCAAAAGAGCCGAAAAGTTAAGACATCAAAGTAGCATGTTTTTCTTCATTGGATTGAGTATCGCCCTATTTTTGGTAGTTACTGCATTTGAATGGAAAACCATCGATGATGGTATCGTCACTGAATTGACCATGGATGCCAGCGATTTTGACGAATTGCAAGACATACCTCAGACGCTCCAAGCCCCTCCTCCTCCTCCAAAAAACATCATCCAGCAACCGGTGGTGGTAGAAGTGCCAGACGAAGTGATTCTTGAAGAAATCGATATTGACATGGATGTGGAAGTCACAGAAGAAATGGCAGTTGAAGAAGTACTTTTCCTTGACGATCCAGTAGAAGAAGAAACCGCTGAAGAGATATTCTTGATCGTAGAGGACAAACCAGAACCAAAAGGCGGAATGGCCGCATTTTACGAATACGTGGGTAAAAATGTAAAATACCCAGACGCTGCTCGTAGAATGGACATCCAGGGTAGAGTGTTCGTTCAGTTCGTAGTGAACAAGCAAGGTAAGATAAGTGATGTGACTGTGGTAAAAGGAATAGGTGCAGGCTGTGACGAAGAAGCCGCAAGAATCGTAGCTGAAGCTCCAGACTGGGTACCTGGCCGACAAAGAGGTAAAGCTGTAAGTGTGAGAATGGTCATACCTATCACTTTCAAATTAGCTAATAGATAA
- a CDS encoding FKBP-type peptidyl-prolyl cis-trans isomerase, with product MATELKSEDQKFSYGLGQSVGQNFKNEGFGEALEIDAFLGGLSDAFAGQSELSMEEINEVLQKRIGEIKAGAHKEVKEAGEKFLAENAKRDEITTLPSGLQYEIIESGDAAGTKPSASSQVTTHYTGQLIDGRVFDSSVQRGQPATFPVNGVIAGWTEALQLMVPGDKWKLYIPFDLAYGERGAGQDIPPFAALIFDIELISVA from the coding sequence ATGGCAACAGAATTAAAGAGCGAAGACCAAAAGTTTAGCTACGGATTGGGTCAAAGTGTAGGACAAAATTTTAAAAATGAAGGTTTCGGAGAGGCATTAGAAATTGATGCATTTCTTGGAGGACTTTCTGATGCATTCGCCGGACAGAGCGAATTGTCAATGGAAGAAATCAATGAAGTTCTTCAAAAAAGAATCGGTGAGATCAAAGCAGGAGCTCACAAAGAAGTAAAAGAAGCAGGTGAGAAGTTTTTGGCAGAAAATGCCAAAAGAGATGAAATCACTACGCTACCAAGTGGACTGCAATACGAAATCATCGAATCTGGCGATGCGGCAGGCACCAAACCAAGTGCATCTAGTCAGGTAACTACTCACTACACGGGTCAATTGATCGATGGTCGTGTATTTGATAGTTCTGTTCAGAGAGGTCAGCCAGCTACTTTCCCAGTAAATGGCGTGATAGCAGGATGGACGGAAGCCTTGCAGCTGATGGTACCGGGTGACAAATGGAAACTTTATATCCCGTTTGATCTGGCATACGGCGAGCGCGGCGCGGGTCAGGACATCCCTCCTTTTGCCGCATTGATATTTGATATCGAATTGATTTCTGTAGCTTAA